A single genomic interval of Shewanella halotolerans harbors:
- a CDS encoding mechanosensitive ion channel domain-containing protein produces MSRILLIILCLISFSGAANSPLNLNKRLGLGQEPQVASKSTAEQLSLLEEQLTEQQVLQSSFDAIIHQYQSQKQALTQQLKEAATPLEYNPKQDLSQQASLSYLRLSELKETEANLATQVNELIKRQQQLPSLISQANLTLAKHKQATSNDNQPLSEMQRRVYVQSLSTLESELASSQKQIALTQQQLALVRSQLVQQEALIERLNGAIAEQRHKATAATIAASQIETSITDDAIAIKLNAQNQAYGEQLKQLTHEVTNVMTLQEQAETQYQFQAKQITNIQQQIALVKLNSAFGERFLRILYSLPKPPSQDKISNEIANARLARYQIEQDQTLHPLLGAVEQLTPLQNKLVGAQKELQRQLLENYDLYLGELAELRVLYEQLGQQYQTLKTTLNEHLFWVANANSIDGYWLGDLYQSTQWLLTQAPWHQVHDSLSEQSTLWSWWVILMVLCLVMQDLVTPKFTQLMAKNVTYVGNVTQDKFIYSFNTLVGSLLYSCIKPLPLICGGLIFYFSNHNLVSSVGMGILAIGMLYQLYRLTYLLALDKGLLIGHFKGDKAIIRAGQQRLRALTILAMPIVGVIGFTEVLETSLVRNSLGRGAFILLALMLFWFYRDMLSLSKQEHHYHQDDKNKRLLQKLLWSILILLPPTCAVLAFRGYYFTAYQMLLQLQLSLILSLSFMLLYQLIKRWMLIERRRIAFNRAKAKRAEILAQREKEEDPNSNEPPDTYEEPVVDLETISSQSLGLVRSLLTLAFLISLIGLWTQTHSAIFSFLDGITLWTSSSTVDGIAQQIPITLKSLLLGLIIVGFSLMIATNLPGLLELMILQRLDLTQGTGFAITTVSRYLVVFFGMLSGFSTLGMEWSKLQWLVAALSVGLGFGLQEIFANFISGLIILFEKPVRIGDTVTIRELTGTVSKIQIRATTIVDWDRKEIIVPNKAFITEQLINWSLSDPITRVIVYVSVARDSDPARVEAALYQAVKECDDALTTPEPEVWFAGFGQHTQDYEIRAYAKDMNTRWPLRHKLHKQVSKKLRENHLELAYPQLEVHISGQSKETQGIIRS; encoded by the coding sequence ATGTCTCGTATATTACTGATTATTCTCTGTCTAATCTCATTCTCAGGCGCCGCAAATTCGCCCCTGAACCTCAATAAACGCCTGGGATTAGGACAGGAGCCTCAGGTCGCCAGCAAGAGCACCGCCGAGCAGTTGAGTCTGCTGGAGGAACAGCTCACCGAGCAACAGGTCCTGCAGTCCAGCTTCGACGCCATCATTCACCAGTATCAGAGCCAGAAACAGGCGCTGACTCAGCAGCTTAAAGAAGCCGCCACGCCGCTGGAATATAACCCCAAACAAGATCTGAGCCAGCAGGCTTCACTCTCCTACCTGAGACTGTCTGAGCTCAAAGAGACAGAGGCTAACCTGGCCACTCAGGTCAACGAGTTAATCAAACGCCAGCAACAGCTTCCTAGCCTGATAAGCCAAGCCAACCTGACCCTGGCCAAGCACAAACAGGCGACCAGCAATGACAACCAGCCCCTGAGCGAGATGCAGCGCCGGGTCTATGTTCAGAGCCTGTCGACCCTGGAATCGGAGCTGGCCAGCAGCCAGAAACAGATCGCGCTCACCCAGCAGCAACTGGCGCTGGTGCGCAGCCAGCTGGTGCAGCAAGAGGCCCTTATCGAACGTCTCAACGGCGCCATCGCCGAGCAGCGCCACAAGGCGACGGCGGCCACCATCGCCGCCAGTCAGATTGAAACCTCCATCACAGACGACGCCATCGCCATCAAGCTAAATGCGCAGAACCAAGCCTACGGCGAGCAGCTGAAACAGCTGACCCATGAGGTCACCAATGTGATGACACTGCAGGAGCAGGCCGAGACCCAATACCAGTTCCAGGCCAAGCAGATCACTAATATTCAGCAGCAGATCGCCTTGGTGAAGCTTAACTCGGCCTTCGGCGAGCGCTTCCTGCGTATCCTCTACTCCCTGCCCAAGCCGCCGAGCCAGGACAAGATCAGCAATGAGATCGCCAATGCCCGTCTGGCCCGCTACCAGATAGAGCAAGACCAGACTCTGCACCCGCTACTCGGCGCCGTCGAGCAGCTCACGCCGCTGCAGAACAAGCTGGTCGGTGCCCAGAAAGAGCTGCAGCGTCAGCTGCTGGAAAACTATGATCTCTACCTTGGCGAACTGGCCGAGTTAAGGGTGCTGTATGAACAGCTGGGCCAGCAGTATCAGACCCTTAAGACCACGCTTAACGAGCACCTGTTTTGGGTAGCCAACGCCAACAGCATAGACGGCTACTGGCTGGGCGACCTGTATCAGAGCACCCAATGGCTGCTGACCCAGGCCCCTTGGCATCAGGTACACGACTCCCTGAGCGAACAGAGCACCCTCTGGTCCTGGTGGGTGATCTTGATGGTGCTCTGCCTGGTAATGCAGGACCTGGTCACGCCTAAATTTACCCAGCTGATGGCCAAAAACGTCACCTATGTGGGTAATGTCACGCAAGATAAGTTTATCTATAGTTTCAATACCTTGGTTGGCTCGCTGCTCTACAGCTGTATCAAACCACTGCCGTTGATCTGCGGCGGTCTGATCTTCTACTTCAGCAACCATAACCTGGTCTCCTCGGTGGGCATGGGCATACTGGCCATAGGCATGCTATACCAGCTCTATCGCCTCACCTATCTACTGGCGCTGGATAAGGGTCTGTTGATCGGCCACTTCAAGGGCGACAAGGCGATCATACGCGCCGGTCAGCAGCGCCTGCGCGCCCTGACCATACTGGCGATGCCGATTGTCGGCGTGATCGGCTTCACCGAGGTGCTAGAAACTTCGCTGGTGCGCAACAGCCTGGGACGCGGCGCCTTCATCCTACTGGCCCTCATGCTGTTCTGGTTCTACCGCGATATGCTGAGCCTGTCGAAGCAGGAACATCACTACCACCAGGACGATAAGAATAAGCGCCTGCTGCAGAAACTGCTCTGGTCGATACTCATACTACTGCCGCCGACCTGTGCCGTGCTGGCCTTCAGGGGCTACTACTTCACCGCCTATCAGATGCTGCTACAGCTGCAGCTGTCGTTGATCTTATCCCTAAGCTTCATGCTGCTGTATCAGTTGATTAAACGCTGGATGTTAATCGAGCGGCGCCGCATCGCCTTTAACCGCGCCAAGGCAAAGCGCGCCGAGATCTTGGCCCAGCGAGAGAAAGAAGAGGACCCCAACAGTAACGAGCCGCCGGACACCTATGAAGAGCCTGTGGTGGATCTCGAGACCATCTCCAGCCAGTCACTTGGGCTGGTGCGTTCACTGCTAACGCTGGCCTTCCTGATCAGCCTGATTGGTCTGTGGACTCAGACCCATAGCGCTATCTTCTCGTTTCTGGATGGCATCACCCTGTGGACCAGCTCGAGCACGGTCGATGGCATCGCCCAGCAGATCCCTATCACCCTCAAGTCCCTGCTACTGGGCCTTATCATCGTCGGCTTCTCGCTGATGATAGCCACCAACCTGCCGGGTCTGCTGGAGCTGATGATTCTGCAACGATTGGATCTCACCCAGGGCACAGGCTTTGCCATCACCACTGTGAGCCGCTATCTGGTGGTCTTCTTCGGTATGCTCAGCGGCTTTTCGACCCTGGGGATGGAGTGGTCTAAGCTGCAATGGCTGGTCGCGGCGCTCTCGGTAGGCTTAGGTTTCGGCCTGCAGGAGATCTTCGCCAACTTCATCTCGGGCCTGATCATCTTGTTCGAGAAGCCTGTGCGTATCGGTGATACCGTCACCATTCGCGAACTGACAGGTACGGTAAGCAAGATTCAGATCCGCGCCACCACGATTGTCGATTGGGATAGAAAAGAGATAATCGTCCCCAACAAGGCCTTCATTACCGAGCAGCTGATCAACTGGTCGCTGTCAGACCCGATAACTCGTGTGATCGTCTATGTCTCGGTCGCCAGAGACTCGGATCCCGCACGGGTCGAGGCGGCGCTCTATCAGGCGGTCAAGGAGTGTGACGATGCCCTGACCACGCCGGAGCCCGAGGTCTGGTTTGCCGGATTTGGTCAGCATACCCAGGATTATGAGATCCGCGCCTATGCCAAGGATATGAACACCCGCTGGCCGCTACGACACAAGCTGCACAAGCAGGTCAGCAAGAAACTGAGAGAGAATCATCTGGAGCTCGCCTATCCGCAGCTCGAGGTGCATATTAGTGGTCAAAGTAAAGAGACTCAGGGGATAATTAGAAGCTAA
- the orn gene encoding oligoribonuclease, whose protein sequence is MAADETNLIWVDLEMTGLEPEVDRIIEIATIVTDKELNILAEGPVIAIHQSEDVLAAMDDWNQKHHGESGLIDRVRASDFSEQDAIEQTIAFLSEHVPAGVSPMCGNSIGQDRRFLNRYMPTLEDYFHYRNIDVSSVKELVRRWKPEVMDGFKKQGTHQALVDIQESIAELQYYREKVFKI, encoded by the coding sequence ATGGCTGCAGATGAAACAAATCTGATCTGGGTTGATCTGGAGATGACGGGACTAGAGCCCGAGGTCGACAGAATCATTGAGATAGCAACGATTGTGACTGACAAGGAATTGAACATCTTGGCGGAAGGGCCGGTAATTGCCATCCATCAGAGCGAAGATGTGCTTGCGGCGATGGACGACTGGAACCAGAAGCATCACGGCGAGTCGGGTCTGATCGACAGAGTCAGGGCGAGTGACTTCAGCGAGCAAGATGCCATCGAGCAGACGATTGCCTTCTTATCTGAGCATGTACCTGCCGGTGTATCGCCAATGTGCGGCAACAGCATAGGTCAGGATAGACGTTTCTTGAACCGTTACATGCCAACCCTGGAAGATTATTTCCACTACCGCAACATAGATGTCAGCTCTGTTAAAGAGTTAGTGCGTCGCTGGAAGCCTGAGGTAATGGACGGTTTTAAGAAGCAGGGCACACATCAGGCACTGGTTGATATTCAGGAATCGATCGCGGAACTCCAATATTATCGTGAGAAAGTATTTAAAATTTGA
- the rsgA gene encoding small ribosomal subunit biogenesis GTPase RsgA encodes MSKKKPLSQGQRRRMRANHEKRLQRKDAKETTIELQDSSLGPEQLGTVISRFGQHADVETENGELVRCNIRRNIQSLVTGDKVIMRQASETTATIAGVVEAVHPRHSSLSRPDLYDGIKIIAANIDQILIVSSVVPSFTTQIIDRYLVAAEDTGIAPVIILNKIDLLSDEEAPAVEAALERYQAIGYQVYRVSSKSGEGVEAIKTLLKDKVSVFVGQSGVGKSSLINALLPEAELITGDVSETSGLGQHTTTTAKLLHFPSGGDLVDSPGVREFALWHLPAERVGWCFIEFRDYLGTCKFRDCKHKNDPGCAITQAFEEGKIAQDRYQNYHRIIDSLDEQRHARHFKNDND; translated from the coding sequence GTGAGTAAAAAGAAACCCCTAAGCCAAGGCCAACGCCGCCGCATGCGCGCCAATCATGAGAAAAGGCTGCAGCGCAAAGACGCAAAAGAAACAACCATTGAGTTACAGGATAGCTCACTGGGGCCAGAACAGCTGGGCACCGTCATCTCTCGTTTCGGCCAACACGCTGATGTCGAAACGGAAAACGGTGAACTGGTTCGCTGTAACATTCGCCGAAATATTCAAAGCCTGGTCACCGGCGATAAGGTGATCATGCGCCAGGCCAGTGAAACCACAGCCACCATAGCCGGCGTGGTCGAGGCCGTTCACCCGAGACACTCCTCACTGTCACGGCCGGATCTCTACGACGGCATCAAGATCATCGCCGCCAATATCGATCAGATACTTATCGTCTCTTCCGTGGTGCCTAGCTTTACCACCCAGATCATCGACCGCTATCTGGTGGCCGCCGAAGACACAGGCATAGCGCCCGTCATCATACTCAACAAGATAGACCTGCTCAGCGACGAAGAGGCGCCTGCCGTCGAGGCCGCGCTGGAACGCTATCAAGCCATCGGCTATCAGGTATATAGGGTCAGCAGCAAGTCTGGCGAAGGGGTTGAGGCGATCAAGACCCTGTTAAAAGATAAGGTCAGCGTGTTTGTCGGTCAGTCAGGCGTGGGTAAGTCATCGCTAATCAATGCCCTACTGCCAGAAGCCGAGCTCATCACAGGCGACGTGTCCGAGACCTCGGGCCTGGGCCAGCACACCACCACCACGGCCAAGTTGCTACACTTCCCAAGTGGCGGCGATCTGGTGGACTCTCCCGGCGTCCGTGAATTTGCCCTCTGGCACCTGCCTGCCGAGCGCGTAGGCTGGTGCTTTATTGAGTTTAGGGACTATCTCGGCACCTGTAAGTTTAGAGACTGCAAACACAAGAATGATCCTGGCTGCGCCATTACCCAGGCCTTCGAGGAAGGCAAGATAGCCCAGGACAGGTACCAGAACTACCACAGAATTATCGACAGCCTGGACGAGCAGCGCCATGCCCGTCATTTCAAAAACGATAACGACTAA
- a CDS encoding bacterioferritin-associated ferredoxin codes for MYVCLCHAITDKQIKEAVDQGDMSLADVKRRLGVGNQCGKCSKMATEIIQARLDVIPNFYEVA; via the coding sequence ATGTATGTTTGCCTTTGCCACGCCATTACCGACAAGCAAATAAAAGAAGCTGTCGATCAAGGAGATATGTCTCTTGCCGACGTTAAGCGTCGTCTGGGTGTTGGCAATCAATGTGGTAAATGTAGCAAGATGGCCACCGAGATCATTCAGGCCCGCCTCGATGTAATCCCCAACTTCTACGAAGTGGCTTAA
- a CDS encoding glycerophosphodiester phosphodiesterase — translation MRVYAHRGASGYGAENTLAAIKKSIALGCNAVEIDVHSVEGELYVFHDRRLDGKSSGTGLIEAMTQEYLAGVTVDGEPIPKLWELLEYLQPFDALINIELKGLNSLGPFMALYPEILEKLNYRADQLLISSFHHGFLFTLRQAFPDAVLAPLIEGVPEDLAAIVTRLEAFSLHLSVNFVTRELVDDAHARGAKVFVYTVDNRDDIHYLSQMGVDGIFSNFPDVSANCVHQLLLTR, via the coding sequence ATGCGTGTCTATGCTCACCGTGGCGCCAGCGGCTATGGCGCCGAAAATACTCTGGCCGCCATCAAGAAATCCATCGCCTTGGGCTGTAACGCCGTGGAGATCGACGTGCACAGCGTCGAGGGCGAACTCTATGTATTTCACGACAGGCGTCTCGACGGCAAAAGCAGTGGCACAGGTCTTATCGAGGCGATGACTCAAGAGTATCTGGCCGGCGTTACCGTTGATGGCGAGCCCATCCCTAAACTCTGGGAGCTGCTGGAGTACCTGCAACCCTTCGATGCCCTGATCAATATAGAGCTCAAAGGGCTCAACTCCCTCGGCCCCTTCATGGCCCTCTACCCTGAGATCCTCGAGAAGCTCAACTACCGCGCCGATCAGCTGCTGATCTCATCCTTCCATCACGGCTTTCTGTTCACCCTGAGACAAGCCTTCCCCGATGCTGTACTGGCGCCACTCATCGAGGGGGTGCCGGAAGACCTGGCCGCCATAGTCACTCGGCTTGAGGCCTTCTCATTGCACCTGAGCGTCAACTTCGTCACCCGAGAGTTGGTGGATGACGCCCACGCTCGCGGCGCCAAGGTGTTTGTCTATACCGTGGATAATCGCGACGACATCCACTATCTGTCGCAGATGGGCGTCGATGGCATCTTCAGTAATTTCCCCGACGTCAGCGCCAACTGCGTCCATCAACTGCTGCTGACCCGCTAG
- the asd gene encoding archaetidylserine decarboxylase (Phosphatidylserine decarboxylase is synthesized as a single chain precursor. Generation of the pyruvoyl active site from a Ser is coupled to cleavage of a Gly-Ser bond between the larger (beta) and smaller (alpha chains). It is an integral membrane protein.) — MDKLKIALQYIMPKHLLSRLVGKLAAAELGAVTTSVIKWFIKQYKIDMSEAAESAPEAYASFNQFFTRALKPGIRPLCDDDDYIVHPVDGAVSQCGPIKEGRIFQAKGHEYSSLALLGDQADDAKRFEGGDFATIYLAPKDYHRIHMPIKGTLSKMTYVPGELFSVNPLTAENVPGLFARNERVVAIFETEIGPMAMVLVGATIVASIETVWAGTVTPPTGKKVFTWDYPTEGPEAITLDKGEEMGRFKLGSTVVMLFAKDALEHFADGVEPKAVTRMGQAFAKID; from the coding sequence GTGGACAAATTGAAGATTGCCTTGCAATACATAATGCCGAAACACCTGCTCTCGCGACTCGTGGGTAAACTGGCAGCCGCCGAACTCGGCGCGGTAACGACAAGCGTAATTAAGTGGTTTATCAAGCAGTATAAGATAGACATGAGCGAGGCCGCCGAGAGTGCACCCGAAGCCTACGCCAGCTTCAACCAGTTCTTCACCCGCGCCCTGAAACCCGGCATCCGCCCCCTGTGTGACGATGACGACTATATCGTTCATCCGGTCGATGGTGCCGTCAGCCAATGCGGACCGATCAAAGAAGGCCGTATCTTTCAAGCCAAGGGACATGAATATTCGTCACTTGCCCTTTTAGGCGATCAAGCCGATGATGCCAAGCGCTTCGAAGGCGGCGACTTCGCCACCATCTATCTGGCACCAAAGGATTACCATAGAATTCACATGCCCATTAAAGGCACCCTGTCTAAGATGACCTATGTGCCTGGCGAGCTGTTTTCGGTGAACCCGCTGACGGCCGAAAATGTGCCCGGCCTGTTTGCCCGTAACGAGCGTGTGGTGGCCATCTTCGAAACCGAAATCGGCCCTATGGCCATGGTCTTGGTTGGCGCCACTATCGTAGCCAGCATAGAAACCGTCTGGGCTGGTACCGTTACCCCGCCGACGGGCAAGAAAGTCTTCACCTGGGACTACCCAACCGAGGGCCCAGAGGCGATCACCCTGGATAAGGGCGAGGAGATGGGACGCTTCAAGCTTGGCAGCACTGTAGTCATGCTATTTGCCAAAGACGCGCTGGAACACTTTGCCGATGGCGTCGAGCCTAAGGCCGTTACCCGCATGGGTCAGGCCTTCGCCAAAATAGATTAG
- a CDS encoding DMT family transporter: protein MNTSSSERSGLIELHLAVLLFGGTALFSKLIPLSALDITALRCCIAALALALLVKVSGKHLRLNRGKDYGIALGLGIIVSLHWVTYFAAMQLSSVAIGMIAFFTYPVMTVLVEPFFTGKRLELADIISGICVLLGVSLLIPEANLGNDVTLGIIIGILSAALFTARNLLHKRYFASYSGAQAMYYQTGVSALFLLPWLEVDPSAIQANVWWLVILLGIVFTAAPHALFTSALRQLSAKTVSLVSCLQPLYGALLALLILGEGLAMKTLIGGALVVFTAVYETQKSHKANRAQKAKS, encoded by the coding sequence TTGAACACAAGTAGCAGCGAACGCTCTGGCTTAATCGAACTGCATCTGGCCGTCCTCCTGTTTGGTGGTACGGCCCTTTTCTCCAAGCTTATTCCCCTCAGTGCCCTGGATATCACGGCACTTCGCTGTTGCATCGCCGCCCTTGCCCTCGCCCTACTGGTTAAGGTCAGCGGCAAGCACCTCAGGCTCAATCGCGGTAAAGACTACGGCATCGCCCTGGGGCTCGGCATTATCGTCAGCCTGCACTGGGTCACCTACTTTGCCGCCATGCAGCTGTCATCGGTGGCCATCGGCATGATCGCCTTCTTTACCTATCCCGTGATGACGGTTCTGGTGGAGCCTTTCTTTACCGGCAAACGCCTTGAACTGGCCGACATCATCAGCGGCATCTGTGTCCTGCTCGGCGTCAGCCTGCTGATCCCAGAGGCCAACCTGGGTAACGATGTCACCCTGGGGATCATCATAGGCATTCTGTCGGCGGCCCTGTTCACCGCCAGAAACCTGCTGCACAAGCGCTACTTCGCCAGCTACAGCGGCGCCCAAGCCATGTACTACCAGACAGGAGTCAGCGCCCTGTTCCTGCTGCCCTGGCTCGAGGTCGACCCAAGCGCCATCCAAGCCAACGTCTGGTGGTTGGTGATCCTCTTAGGCATAGTCTTTACCGCCGCGCCTCACGCCCTGTTTACCTCGGCGCTGCGCCAGCTAAGCGCTAAGACGGTCAGCCTGGTCTCCTGCCTGCAACCCCTCTATGGTGCCCTGTTAGCCCTGTTGATCCTGGGCGAGGGACTCGCCATGAAGACGCTGATTGGCGGCGCCTTAGTGGTCTTTACCGCCGTCTATGAGACCCAGAAGAGCCATAAGGCCAACCGCGCCCAAAAGGCGAAATCCTAA
- the parC gene encoding DNA topoisomerase IV subunit A, translating into MSDAIDLSLDGVEQMPLRRFTEEAYLNYSMYVIMDRALPHIGDGLKPVQRRIVYAMSELGLSAQSKHKKSARTVGDVLGKYHPHGDSACYEAMVLMAQPFSYRYPLVDGQGNWGAPDDPKSFAAMRYTEARLSKFSEVLLTELGQGTVDWGVNFDGTLKEPMVLPARLPHILLNGITGIAVGMATDVPPHNARELVDACVELIDNPKADLERLMELVPGPDYPTEAEIISPRTEIAKIYETGRGSIKARAVYSVESGEIVITALPHQASGGKILEQIAAQMQAKKLPMVADLRDESDHESPVRIVIVPRSNRVDCDQLMAHLFATTDLEKNFRVNLNVLGLNGRPQVKGLKQLLTEWLEFRLTTVRRRLEHRLDKVLARLHILEALMIAFLNIDEVIEIIRYHDDPKAELMARFNLTDDQANAILDLKLRHLAKLEEFKIKTEQSELEAEREKLEQLLSSDRRMKTLIKKELKQDAETYGDERRSPLVERSESRALSEQELVPAEAVTVVLSEKGWVRCAKGHDIDPTALSYKAGDGFLCAASGRSNHATVFIGSTGRAFATDTHTLPSARSQGEPVTTRFQLSPGESMAHALLGEDGQCFLLASDAGYGFIGDYKDMVSRNKAGKALLSLPANAQVLPPKRVDKSRSESILAITNEGRMLLFSVDALPQLAKGKGNKIIGIASDRAKSREELLVHLHVVPQDTAVTLWAGKRKLTLKPSDLEHYRGERGRRGAKLPRGLQRVDKVELGEDETSL; encoded by the coding sequence ATGAGTGATGCGATAGATTTAAGCCTCGATGGCGTCGAACAGATGCCCTTGAGACGTTTCACCGAAGAGGCGTATCTGAACTATTCCATGTACGTCATCATGGATCGCGCCCTGCCGCATATCGGCGACGGCTTAAAGCCGGTGCAGCGTCGTATCGTCTACGCCATGAGCGAACTTGGCCTGTCGGCGCAATCTAAGCACAAGAAGTCGGCGAGAACCGTGGGTGACGTACTGGGTAAGTATCACCCCCACGGCGACAGTGCCTGTTACGAGGCCATGGTCTTGATGGCGCAGCCTTTCTCTTATCGCTACCCGCTGGTAGATGGTCAGGGTAACTGGGGGGCGCCGGACGATCCTAAGTCATTCGCGGCCATGCGTTATACCGAGGCGCGCCTGTCTAAGTTTTCCGAGGTGCTGCTGACCGAGCTGGGTCAGGGCACGGTAGATTGGGGCGTCAACTTCGACGGCACGCTTAAAGAGCCCATGGTGCTGCCCGCCCGTCTGCCGCATATCCTGCTCAACGGCATCACAGGGATCGCGGTGGGGATGGCGACCGATGTGCCGCCCCACAATGCCCGCGAGCTGGTAGATGCCTGTGTGGAGCTGATTGACAACCCCAAGGCGGATCTGGAACGTCTGATGGAGCTGGTACCCGGCCCCGACTATCCCACCGAGGCGGAGATCATCAGCCCGAGAACCGAGATCGCCAAGATCTATGAGACCGGCCGTGGCTCCATCAAGGCCCGCGCCGTCTATAGCGTGGAGTCTGGCGAGATAGTGATCACCGCGCTGCCGCATCAGGCCAGTGGCGGTAAGATTTTAGAGCAGATCGCCGCCCAGATGCAGGCTAAGAAGCTGCCCATGGTGGCCGACCTGCGCGACGAGTCAGATCACGAGAGCCCGGTGCGTATTGTTATCGTGCCTCGGTCAAATCGTGTCGATTGCGATCAGCTGATGGCGCACCTGTTTGCCACCACAGATCTCGAGAAGAACTTCCGCGTTAACCTCAATGTGCTGGGGCTCAATGGCCGTCCTCAGGTGAAGGGGCTGAAACAGTTGCTGACCGAGTGGCTGGAGTTCAGATTGACTACGGTCAGACGCCGTTTAGAGCACAGATTAGACAAGGTTTTGGCAAGGCTGCATATTCTGGAAGCCTTGATGATCGCCTTCCTCAATATCGATGAGGTGATCGAGATCATTCGTTACCACGATGATCCTAAGGCCGAGCTGATGGCGCGCTTTAACCTGACCGACGATCAGGCCAACGCCATCTTAGATCTTAAACTGCGTCATTTGGCGAAGCTGGAAGAGTTTAAGATCAAGACAGAACAGAGTGAGCTTGAGGCCGAGCGTGAGAAGCTTGAGCAGCTGCTCAGCTCAGATCGCCGCATGAAGACGCTGATCAAGAAAGAACTTAAGCAAGACGCCGAGACTTATGGCGACGAGCGCCGCTCTCCGCTGGTCGAGCGCAGCGAATCCCGCGCCCTGTCGGAGCAGGAGCTGGTACCGGCCGAGGCGGTAACTGTAGTGCTGTCCGAGAAGGGCTGGGTGCGCTGCGCCAAGGGCCATGATATCGACCCAACGGCGCTCTCTTACAAGGCGGGTGATGGCTTCCTCTGCGCCGCGTCTGGCAGGAGTAATCATGCCACCGTCTTTATCGGCTCGACGGGGCGCGCGTTTGCCACCGATACCCATACCCTGCCATCGGCCAGGAGTCAGGGTGAGCCTGTGACTACCCGCTTCCAGCTGTCACCGGGCGAGTCTATGGCCCATGCGCTGCTCGGAGAGGATGGACAATGCTTCCTGTTGGCCTCGGATGCGGGCTACGGCTTTATCGGCGATTACAAGGATATGGTGTCTCGCAACAAGGCGGGTAAGGCACTACTCAGCCTGCCGGCCAATGCTCAGGTGCTACCGCCGAAACGCGTGGACAAGAGTCGTAGCGAGTCTATCTTAGCGATCACCAACGAGGGGCGCATGCTGCTCTTCTCCGTCGATGCATTGCCGCAACTGGCCAAGGGCAAGGGCAACAAGATCATCGGCATCGCCAGCGACAGGGCCAAGAGCCGTGAAGAGCTGCTGGTGCATCTGCATGTGGTGCCGCAGGATACCGCAGTTACTCTGTGGGCGGGTAAGCGCAAGCTTACTCTCAAGCCGAGCGATCTCGAGCACTACCGTGGCGAGCGTGGTCGTCGTGGCGCCAAGCTGCCTCGTGGCCTGCAACGTGTGGATAAGGTGGAGCTTGGCGAGGACGAGACCAGTCTCTAG
- a CDS encoding D-2-hydroxyacid dehydrogenase — MEHKLLLLTSDNDKYRNLLGSCHLPHLTLLGDDPQSILDADIWLAEPPLAAPLVGHAKQIKWMQSTYAGVDLLVKPRLRRDYQLTNVRGIFGPLMSEYLFGYLLAHQRQHKQYQSQQAEKIWRPGNFRTLQGQELLLLGTGNIAKHLAQTAKHFGMRVTGINRGAKPTIGFDSVDTLANLAHHIGKADAIAAILPSTPQTQGALNQELLAMMKPEAILFNLGRGDVLDLDALYAQLLTHPQQNAILDVFNQEPLPQEHPIWSLENVIITPHIAAPSFPEQVVEIFANNYHKFIKGEPLSHKVNFERGY, encoded by the coding sequence ATGGAACACAAGCTACTGCTGTTAACCAGCGATAACGACAAATACCGCAACCTGCTCGGCTCCTGTCACCTGCCGCACCTGACACTGCTAGGCGACGATCCCCAGAGTATTCTCGATGCCGATATCTGGCTCGCCGAACCGCCATTGGCCGCCCCCTTGGTGGGCCATGCCAAACAGATCAAGTGGATGCAATCCACCTATGCCGGCGTCGATCTCCTGGTCAAACCCAGACTGCGCCGCGACTACCAGCTCACCAATGTGCGGGGGATCTTCGGCCCCCTGATGAGCGAGTACCTGTTTGGCTACCTGCTGGCCCACCAGCGTCAGCACAAGCAATATCAGTCCCAGCAGGCGGAGAAGATCTGGCGCCCGGGCAACTTCCGCACCCTGCAGGGGCAGGAGCTGCTGCTGTTAGGCACAGGCAATATCGCTAAACACCTGGCACAGACCGCCAAACATTTCGGCATGCGGGTGACCGGCATCAACCGCGGCGCTAAGCCGACCATAGGCTTCGACAGCGTCGATACCCTGGCTAATCTGGCCCACCACATAGGTAAGGCAGACGCCATCGCCGCCATACTGCCCAGCACGCCGCAGACCCAGGGAGCGCTCAACCAGGAGCTGCTGGCCATGATGAAGCCTGAGGCAATCCTCTTCAATCTGGGCCGCGGCGACGTGTTGGATCTCGACGCCCTCTACGCCCAGCTGCTGACTCATCCCCAGCAGAACGCCATCCTAGATGTGTTTAATCAGGAGCCCCTGCCTCAGGAGCATCCCATCTGGTCACTGGAGAATGTCATCATTACTCCCCATATCGCCGCGCCGAGTTTCCCAGAGCAGGTGGTGGAGATCTTCGCCAATAACTATCACAAGTTCATCAAGGGAGAGCCCCTGAGCCACAAGGTCAACTTCGAGCGCGGCTATTAA